CACCGTGTTCGCATTCGCCATATTGTCGGAAATGGTGGTGAGACGACGCTCCAGCGCAATCTGCGAGGAAAGGGCGACGTATAGTCCGGATTGCATATCATTTGCCTCCGAGTTTCAGGGAGTTGATGGAGATCAGCAGGTCCGGGGAAATGCCGTAGCCGCTGGAGGAGCCGAAAACGGCCAGAGGATCATAGGTCGTGGAGGGATTTTGCATCTCCCACATGATGGTGAAACGCTCGAGCAGCTTGCCGACCTTTTCAGGATTTTGCAGATCCTTGATATTGATGGATTTTTCGATGAGCGCGGCCTGTTTTTCGACGCTTCCTGCCGCAATTTCGTCAGGCAGGTTGTAGGCGGTGCGGAACACCTGCGCGAGCGCGTCGTCGGCTAGAAAATCGAGACCCGATTTGATCGTTGGTGCCTTGCGCTCGAAGTAAAGAGCAAGCCGGACACCGTTATTGTCGCCGCCCGCCTCCTGCTCCAGCGTCTGGCGGGTGTATTTGCTGATGATGCCGGACTGGGCCGCTTCGGTCGCAGTTGCAGCTGCACCGAGACTTGCAAAGTCGAGCGATTTCGCAAGGTCCGAATAGCGGCTGTCGGAAAGCTTGTTGGCGAAGGCGTTCTTGTCGGCCGTGCCTTCGGTCAGCACCTTGCGGATGAAGGCTTTCGCATAGGCCATGTCCTCGAGGCCGTTAGCTTTCAGCGCATAATTGTAAAGACGGGTATCGGCCATGAAGTCGTCGACGGATTTCACGCTGCCGATCTTCGACCGGTAATATTCGGTTTCGCGCGCCACGTCGGGTTGCTTCGACACACGCTCAAGCGATTTGCCGATGTCCTGACTGATCAGTCTGTAGCTGGTGTAGGTGGAAGTCACTGAACCGCCGCTCTCGTTTGATCCCGATACCAAGGCGCACGTCCGCCTTTGTCGGGATAATGCCGGATGTTGCTTGTGCGAAACTGGCTGCAGTGACGAGGGACAGAGGCTCCGCGGACAGGTTCACGCAAGCCACATTTTCTAGAGATGGCGGCATGGAACACTGTTCGGGCGTGGTCGATCAATGAATATTGTAATTGGACTTATAATCACCTTCGGCTGCATCATCGGCGGCTACATGGCGATGGGCGGCCATCTGGACGTGCTGGTTCAGCCGTTCGAATTGTTGATTATCGGCGGTGCCGGCCTCGGCGGCTTCATCATGGCGAACCCGATGAAGGTCGTGAAGGATTCGGGCAAGGCGCTCGGCGAGGCCTTCAAGCACTCGGTCCCGAAGGAGCGCAACTATCTCGACGTACTCGGCGTACTTTATTCGCTGATGCGCGACCTGCGCACGAAATCGCGCAACGAGATCGAGGCGCATATCGACAATCCGGAAGAATCCTCGATCTTCCAGAGTGCACCCTCGGTGCTGAAGAACAAGGAGCTGACGTCGTTCATCTGCGACTACGTCCGCCTCATCATCATCGGCAACGCGCGCAGCCACGAAATCGAAGCACTGATGGACGAGGAAATCGAGACCATCCTGCACGACAAGCTGAAACCTTACCACGCGATCACCACCATGGGCGATTCCTTCCCCGCCATCGGTATCGTCGCGGCGGTTCTCGGCGTCATCAAGGCCATGGGCAAGATCAACGAATCACCGGAAGTGCTGGGCGGCCTCATCGGCGCCGCACTGGTGGGCACCATGCTCGGCATCATCCTGTCCTATTCGATCTGCAACCCGCTCGCTTCGCAGGTCAAGATCGTCCGCACCAAGCAGCACCGCCTCTACATCATCGTCAAGCAGACGCTGATCGCCTACATGAACGGCTCGGTGCCGCAGGTCGCGCTTGAATACGGGCGCAAGACCATCTCCAACTACGAGCGGCCGTCCATCGACGCCGTCGAACAGGAGATGATGAACCCCGGCGGCGAAAACAAGGCGGCATGACCATGGCTAAAGCTGCACAGCAAAGAGCACCCGTCATCGACACGTCGCTGCTCGCGAAACTTACCGGCGGGCTTTCCGACCGCAAGACAATCGCGAAGGTCGGTTCCGATATCGGCCATCTCTACAGCGAATTCCTGCCTGATATCTTTCACAGCGAGACCGGCATTGCGATAGACGTCGAATATATCGGCTCCGAATCGGGGCTGATGACCGATCTCATCGCCAATATCGGCGGCAATTTCTCGGTTGCGGATTGTTCTCTGCGCAACTGGTGCCCCAATTTCATGATGGCGGTCGGCAACGGCTTCGTCATCGCGCTCATGGAGCGCATGCTGGGCGCCGCCGCCGACACCATCGGCGAGCCGGACGAGCGCAGCCTTTCCCACATCGA
This region of Agrobacterium tumefaciens genomic DNA includes:
- the motA gene encoding flagellar motor stator protein MotA, whose protein sequence is MNIVIGLIITFGCIIGGYMAMGGHLDVLVQPFELLIIGGAGLGGFIMANPMKVVKDSGKALGEAFKHSVPKERNYLDVLGVLYSLMRDLRTKSRNEIEAHIDNPEESSIFQSAPSVLKNKELTSFICDYVRLIIIGNARSHEIEALMDEEIETILHDKLKPYHAITTMGDSFPAIGIVAAVLGVIKAMGKINESPEVLGGLIGAALVGTMLGIILSYSICNPLASQVKIVRTKQHRLYIIVKQTLIAYMNGSVPQVALEYGRKTISNYERPSIDAVEQEMMNPGGENKAA
- a CDS encoding DUF1217 domain-containing protein, which translates into the protein MTSTYTSYRLISQDIGKSLERVSKQPDVARETEYYRSKIGSVKSVDDFMADTRLYNYALKANGLEDMAYAKAFIRKVLTEGTADKNAFANKLSDSRYSDLAKSLDFASLGAAATATEAAQSGIISKYTRQTLEQEAGGDNNGVRLALYFERKAPTIKSGLDFLADDALAQVFRTAYNLPDEIAAGSVEKQAALIEKSINIKDLQNPEKVGKLLERFTIMWEMQNPSTTYDPLAVFGSSSGYGISPDLLISINSLKLGGK